A single Pseudomonas sp. MM223 DNA region contains:
- the ksdD gene encoding 3-oxosteroid 1-dehydrogenase (*Name ksdD), whose translation MQPLECDVLVIGSGASGLAAAVTAAHHGLHVVVAEKASQLGGTSAWSGGWLWVPRNPLAIAEGIVETDDAPERYLRAQTHTHELDPRQRAFLRHGPEMVAFFQQHTALQFQSGSRMPDMREGDGSARGSRSLCALPYDGRLLGPWLHRLRPPLDIVSLAGMGIAGGADMAAFFNATRSPKAALHVAKRLLRHGRDLLLHRRGQQLVNGNALVARLLRSALDLGVTLLADKPASRLLGEGQVSGALFADGQAIHARRGVVLACGGFPHDRQRIAQLMAHAPDGTWHYSAAPKENTGDGLRLGEQAGGLVSTALAQSGAWAPVSRVPRSDGSIGHFPHLIDRAKPGFIAVRRDGRRFVNEADCYHDFMNALFAATPQGDPPEAWLICDHAAQRRYGIGWAKPFPFPTRFYQRCGYLHSGATLAQLAQRCGIDAAQLQRTVDGFNHPAAQGEDPAFQRGASAYNRAQGEPQQAPNPSLRPLLKGPFYAVKLLPGSLGTFAGLGTDATARVLDPTGQPIPGLFAVGNDMHSVMGGHYPSGGITLGPGMTFGYLAGRALSGVGLA comes from the coding sequence ATGCAACCCCTCGAATGCGACGTACTCGTCATCGGCTCCGGTGCCTCTGGCCTGGCGGCCGCCGTTACTGCCGCGCATCATGGCCTGCACGTAGTCGTTGCAGAAAAAGCCAGCCAGCTGGGCGGCACCAGCGCCTGGTCGGGGGGCTGGCTGTGGGTACCGCGCAACCCGCTGGCCATTGCCGAGGGCATCGTTGAAACCGACGATGCCCCAGAACGCTACCTGCGTGCGCAAACCCACACCCACGAACTGGACCCACGCCAACGCGCGTTCCTGCGCCATGGCCCGGAAATGGTGGCGTTTTTCCAGCAACACACTGCTTTGCAGTTTCAGTCCGGCAGCCGCATGCCCGACATGCGCGAAGGCGACGGCAGCGCACGCGGCAGCCGCTCGCTGTGCGCACTGCCCTACGACGGCCGCTTGCTCGGCCCCTGGCTGCACAGGCTGCGCCCACCACTGGACATCGTCAGCCTGGCCGGCATGGGCATTGCCGGTGGCGCCGACATGGCCGCCTTTTTCAATGCCACACGTTCACCCAAGGCCGCGCTGCATGTGGCCAAGCGCCTGCTGCGTCACGGGCGCGACTTACTGCTGCACCGCCGCGGCCAGCAACTGGTCAATGGCAACGCACTGGTCGCACGCCTGCTACGCAGCGCGCTGGACTTGGGCGTGACGTTGCTGGCCGACAAACCGGCCAGTCGCTTGTTGGGTGAAGGGCAGGTCAGCGGCGCGCTGTTTGCCGATGGCCAGGCGATTCACGCACGGCGTGGCGTGGTGCTGGCCTGTGGCGGTTTCCCGCATGATCGCCAGCGCATCGCTCAATTGATGGCACATGCGCCAGATGGCACCTGGCATTACTCTGCCGCGCCCAAAGAAAACACCGGCGACGGCCTGCGCCTGGGTGAACAGGCCGGTGGCCTGGTCAGCACTGCGCTGGCCCAATCCGGCGCTTGGGCACCGGTATCCCGGGTACCACGCAGTGATGGCAGCATCGGCCATTTCCCACACCTGATCGACCGCGCCAAACCCGGCTTTATCGCTGTGCGCCGTGATGGTCGACGGTTCGTCAACGAAGCCGATTGCTACCATGACTTCATGAACGCACTGTTCGCCGCTACGCCGCAAGGCGACCCCCCTGAAGCCTGGCTGATCTGCGACCACGCCGCGCAACGCCGCTACGGCATTGGCTGGGCCAAACCGTTTCCCTTCCCCACACGTTTTTACCAACGTTGTGGCTACCTGCACAGCGGCGCAACGCTGGCACAACTGGCGCAACGCTGCGGGATCGATGCCGCGCAATTGCAGCGCACGGTGGACGGTTTCAACCACCCTGCGGCACAAGGTGAAGACCCGGCCTTCCAGCGTGGCGCGTCGGCCTATAACCGCGCCCAGGGCGAACCGCAGCAAGCACCCAACCCGTCGCTTCGGCCATTGCTGAAAGGGCCGTTTTACGCGGTTAAACTGCTGCCAGGCAGCCTTGGCACCTTCGCCGGCCTGGGCACAGACGCCACGGCCCGCGTGCTGGACCCTACGGGGCAGCCGATACCCGGGCTTTTTGCAGTGGGTAACGACATGCACAGCGTGATGGGCGGGCACTACCCGAGCGGTGGCATTACCCTTGGGCCGGGGATGACCTTTGGGTATCTGGCCGGTAGAGCACTCAGTGGCGTGGGCTTGGCATGA
- the exuT_3 gene encoding Hexuronate transporter (*Name exuT_3): MNHTKTTPAAPRMHQGSIGDKLRGAFGVGKTRWGMLALVFFATTLNYIDRAALGIMQPVLAKEMSWTAMDYANINFWFQVGYAIGFLLQGRLIDKVGVKRAFFFAVLLWSLATGAHGLATSAAGFMVCRFILGLTEAANYPACVKTVRLWFPAGERAIATGLFNAGTNVGAMVTPALLPLILAVWGWQAAFIAMGSLGLVWVVLWVLKYYNPEDHPSVRQSEVQYIQQDEEPEPTRVPFSRILRLRGTWAFAVAYAITAPVFWFYLYWLPPFLNQQYSLGINVTQMGIPLIIIWLTADFGSIGGGILSSWLIGRGVRATTARLVSMLIFACTMVSVVFAANASGLWVAVAAISLAVGAHQAWTANIWSLVMDYTPKHLVSTVFGFGSMCAAIGGMFMTQIVGSVLTATHNNYAVLFTMIPAMYFLALVWMYFMAPRKVESA; the protein is encoded by the coding sequence ATGAACCACACCAAGACCACCCCCGCCGCGCCCCGGATGCACCAGGGTTCGATTGGCGACAAGCTTCGCGGCGCCTTCGGCGTCGGCAAGACCCGCTGGGGCATGCTTGCCCTGGTGTTCTTCGCCACCACCCTGAACTACATCGACCGCGCCGCCCTTGGCATCATGCAGCCCGTGCTGGCCAAGGAGATGAGCTGGACGGCGATGGACTACGCCAACATCAACTTCTGGTTCCAGGTCGGTTACGCCATCGGCTTTCTGCTGCAGGGCCGGCTGATCGACAAGGTGGGCGTAAAACGTGCCTTCTTCTTCGCCGTACTGCTGTGGAGCCTGGCCACCGGCGCCCATGGCCTGGCCACTTCAGCGGCTGGTTTCATGGTCTGCCGTTTCATCCTGGGCCTGACCGAGGCCGCCAACTACCCGGCCTGCGTGAAGACCGTGCGGCTGTGGTTTCCGGCGGGTGAGCGGGCCATCGCTACCGGCCTGTTCAACGCCGGCACCAACGTCGGCGCCATGGTCACCCCGGCCCTGCTGCCGTTGATCCTGGCCGTATGGGGCTGGCAGGCTGCGTTCATCGCCATGGGTAGCCTGGGCCTGGTGTGGGTGGTGCTGTGGGTGTTGAAGTACTACAACCCTGAAGACCACCCCAGTGTGCGCCAGAGCGAAGTGCAGTATATCCAGCAGGATGAAGAACCCGAGCCGACCCGCGTGCCGTTCAGCCGTATTTTGCGCCTGCGCGGCACCTGGGCTTTTGCGGTGGCCTATGCGATCACCGCGCCGGTGTTCTGGTTCTACCTGTACTGGCTGCCGCCGTTTCTCAACCAGCAATACAGCCTGGGTATCAACGTGACCCAGATGGGCATCCCGCTGATCATCATCTGGCTGACGGCGGACTTTGGCAGCATCGGCGGCGGCATCCTGTCGTCATGGCTGATCGGCCGTGGCGTGCGGGCCACCACTGCGCGGCTGGTGTCGATGCTGATCTTTGCCTGCACCATGGTCAGCGTTGTCTTTGCCGCCAACGCCAGTGGCCTGTGGGTCGCAGTGGCCGCCATCTCGCTGGCGGTCGGCGCGCATCAGGCGTGGACGGCGAATATCTGGAGCCTGGTGATGGACTACACGCCCAAGCACCTGGTGAGCACGGTGTTTGGCTTCGGCAGCATGTGCGCAGCGATTGGCGGGATGTTCATGACACAGATCGTCGGCAGCGTGCTGACCGCCACCCACAACAACTATGCCGTGTTGTTCACGATGATCCCGGCCATGTATTTCCTGGCACTGGTGTGGATGTACTTCATGGCACCGCGCAAGGTCGAGAGCGCCTGA
- the kstD_2 gene encoding 3-oxosteroid 1-dehydrogenase (*Name kstD_2) produces MATLEPTQHSFDLVVLGSGAGGFAAAATAARRGLKVLVVEKAERFGGTSAISGGAVWLYGTDQARAAGAKDSPEAMRTYLKHVIGDGYDPALADAFIENGHQALRWLEQHTQLRYALRPHSPDYYPDAPGATQFGRALEMVEYDGKHLGPRFNDLQMPPPGMLLFGGMMVNRVDIQHFLSIRRSPRSLWHCLKLMARYARDRLQHPRGTRLTTGNALIARLATSAFAHGAQMWLRSEALELIVDQGVVTGVVIQREGRRERVLARGGVVCAMGGFAAGALAAGYRPAQQSSHLTMSPAANDGAALRLGQAVSAAQGEGLAANFFWAPVSELRHANGERERFPHLVTDRAKPGVIAINPAGRRFVNESDSYHHFVQTMFANGIASCWLVCDAEAMNRYGLGLARPKPVNNQALIDAGYLYQAETPHALAQAIGVDPHVFVHTLAQFNADACNGIDRAFGKGGNSYNRYMGDPQHTPNPCLAPLASAPYYAIRVHTGDLGSACGLVTNAQANVLNRDGQPIAGLYAVGNDMNSLMKGTYPGPGITLGPALTFGWLAANHITARLQAPTTQTETPACTTN; encoded by the coding sequence ATGGCGACTCTTGAACCCACACAACACAGTTTTGATCTGGTGGTATTGGGCAGCGGCGCCGGTGGTTTTGCCGCTGCCGCCACGGCGGCTCGCCGCGGGCTGAAAGTGCTGGTGGTGGAAAAGGCCGAACGCTTTGGCGGCACCTCGGCGATTTCCGGCGGTGCGGTGTGGCTGTACGGCACCGATCAAGCCCGTGCCGCGGGGGCCAAGGATTCACCCGAGGCCATGCGCACCTACCTCAAGCACGTGATCGGCGATGGCTACGACCCTGCCTTGGCAGACGCCTTCATCGAAAATGGCCACCAGGCACTGCGCTGGCTGGAACAGCACACCCAGCTGCGCTACGCCCTGCGCCCGCACTCCCCGGATTATTACCCCGATGCCCCCGGCGCCACCCAGTTTGGTCGGGCCCTGGAAATGGTCGAGTACGACGGCAAGCACCTCGGCCCGCGCTTCAACGACCTGCAAATGCCACCGCCCGGCATGTTGTTGTTCGGTGGCATGATGGTCAACCGCGTGGATATCCAGCACTTCCTCAGCATTCGCCGCTCGCCCAGGTCGCTGTGGCATTGCCTGAAACTGATGGCACGTTACGCACGGGACCGCCTGCAGCACCCACGAGGCACCCGGCTGACGACCGGCAACGCACTGATCGCCCGCCTGGCTACCAGTGCCTTTGCCCATGGCGCACAAATGTGGTTGCGCAGTGAGGCCCTGGAGCTGATCGTTGATCAGGGCGTGGTCACGGGCGTGGTGATACAGCGCGAGGGGCGCCGCGAGCGCGTACTGGCCCGCGGCGGTGTGGTGTGTGCCATGGGCGGGTTTGCTGCAGGCGCGCTGGCCGCCGGCTACCGGCCAGCCCAGCAGTCATCGCACCTGACCATGTCACCCGCGGCCAACGACGGCGCTGCTCTGCGCCTTGGTCAGGCCGTGTCGGCAGCCCAGGGCGAGGGCCTGGCGGCCAACTTTTTCTGGGCGCCGGTTTCCGAACTACGCCATGCCAATGGCGAGCGCGAGCGCTTCCCGCACCTGGTCACCGACCGCGCCAAACCCGGCGTGATCGCGATAAACCCGGCCGGGCGGCGCTTCGTCAACGAGTCCGACTCTTACCACCACTTCGTGCAGACCATGTTCGCCAACGGCATTGCCAGCTGCTGGCTGGTCTGCGATGCCGAGGCCATGAACCGCTACGGCCTGGGCCTTGCGCGGCCAAAACCTGTGAACAACCAAGCGCTGATCGACGCCGGTTACCTGTATCAGGCTGAAACACCGCACGCCCTGGCCCAGGCCATCGGGGTCGACCCGCACGTATTCGTGCACACCCTGGCGCAATTCAACGCCGACGCCTGCAACGGCATCGACCGTGCGTTTGGCAAAGGCGGCAACAGTTACAACCGCTACATGGGCGACCCACAACACACCCCCAACCCTTGCCTGGCGCCACTGGCCAGCGCGCCGTACTACGCCATCCGCGTCCACACCGGCGACCTCGGTTCGGCCTGCGGCCTGGTGACCAACGCCCAGGCCAACGTGCTGAACCGCGACGGCCAGCCGATTGCCGGCCTGTATGCGGTCGGTAACGACATGAACTCACTGATGAAAGGCACCTACCCCGGCCCCGGCATCACCCTGGGCCCTGCCCTCACCTTCGGCTGGCTCGCTGCCAACCACATCACCGCGCGCCTACAGGCGCCGACCACCCAAACGGAGACCCCGGCATGTACTACGAACTGA
- the hcpA gene encoding Major exported protein (*Name hcpA), whose amino-acid sequence MPTPAYIAIEGKTQGNITKGAFTADSVGNIFVEGHEDQILVQEVNHRITVPTDPQSGQPAGQRVHGPLIFTCALNKAVPLLYSALSSGEMLPNVELSWYRTSVEGTQERFFTTKLIDAVIIDIDLEMPHVQDKDNSDFTQFFKVSLAYRGIEWEHITASTAGADDWRKPKETAV is encoded by the coding sequence ATGCCAACACCCGCTTACATCGCCATCGAAGGCAAGACCCAAGGCAACATCACCAAGGGCGCCTTCACCGCTGACTCTGTCGGCAACATTTTCGTAGAAGGCCATGAAGACCAGATCCTGGTGCAGGAAGTCAATCACCGCATCACCGTGCCCACAGATCCGCAGAGCGGTCAGCCGGCCGGGCAACGAGTACACGGGCCGCTGATCTTCACGTGCGCCCTGAACAAGGCGGTGCCATTGCTTTACAGCGCACTCTCCAGCGGAGAAATGCTGCCCAATGTCGAGCTCAGCTGGTATCGGACCTCGGTTGAAGGCACGCAAGAGCGATTTTTTACAACCAAGCTGATCGACGCAGTAATCATCGACATCGACCTTGAAATGCCACACGTGCAGGACAAGGACAACAGCGACTTCACTCAGTTCTTCAAAGTCTCGTTGGCCTACCGCGGCATTGAGTGGGAGCACATTACGGCAAGCACCGCAGGCGCAGACGACTGGCGCAAGCCCAAAGAAACAGCTGTGTGA
- the aroE_4 gene encoding Shikimate dehydrogenase (NADP(+)) (*Name aroE_4), whose amino-acid sequence MIRGSTELVAIVGSPIAQVKSPENFNTWFANNNCNVAMLPIDLHEAALGSFADSLRGWQNLRGCVVTVPYKQALASRLDGLSERAAALGSVNVIRRERDGRLLGDNVDGAGFLGAARKHGFNPAGKRALVIGCGGVGSAISYALGEAGIASITLSDPSTARMGAVCELLGNAFPGLTISTQFSGLEDFDLVANASPVGMGTGAELPLSAALLATLQPDTLVADVVTSPEITPLLTRARQVGCATQTGPEMAFAQLGHLGAFMGVTPLEI is encoded by the coding sequence ATGATTCGTGGTTCCACTGAACTGGTTGCCATCGTCGGTTCGCCCATTGCTCAGGTGAAGTCCCCCGAAAACTTCAACACCTGGTTCGCCAACAACAACTGCAACGTCGCCATGCTGCCCATCGACCTGCACGAAGCCGCGCTGGGCAGCTTTGCCGACAGTTTGCGCGGCTGGCAGAACCTGCGCGGGTGCGTGGTCACGGTGCCGTACAAGCAGGCCCTGGCCAGCCGCCTGGATGGTCTGAGTGAACGTGCAGCCGCCTTGGGTTCGGTCAATGTGATACGCCGCGAGCGCGACGGGCGCCTGCTGGGTGACAACGTAGACGGCGCCGGCTTCCTGGGTGCTGCGCGCAAACATGGCTTTAACCCGGCCGGCAAACGGGCGCTGGTGATCGGTTGCGGAGGTGTTGGCAGTGCCATCAGCTACGCATTGGGCGAGGCAGGTATCGCCAGCATTACCCTCAGCGACCCCAGCACAGCCCGCATGGGCGCTGTGTGCGAACTGCTCGGCAATGCCTTCCCGGGGCTTACGATCAGCACGCAGTTCAGTGGGCTGGAAGACTTCGACCTGGTGGCCAACGCCTCACCGGTCGGCATGGGCACAGGCGCAGAACTGCCGCTGTCCGCCGCCCTGCTGGCCACATTGCAGCCTGACACCCTGGTCGCCGACGTGGTCACTTCGCCCGAAATCACCCCGCTGCTGACCCGCGCTCGGCAAGTAGGCTGCGCGACCCAGACCGGCCCGGAAATGGCCTTCGCCCAACTCGGCCACCTTGGCGCCTTCATGGGCGTGACACCGCTGGAGATCTGA
- the pcaR_1 gene encoding Pca regulon regulatory protein (*Name pcaR_1): MNTPAIHPRDLIAGLQKGLALMQLFSAEQPRLSVPQAARLSGLTPSAARRFLLTLVHEGFAETDSREYWLTPKALRIGQAYVDSAQLPRMLRPIVEQVARQTQEHVSVGTRDGDEIIHLVRSRYSHVASLSIRPGSRVPMYCTAGGRIWLAWLGEGARDEYFARNPLRALTPYTQTDRVQLEAELLRVKGQGFCIVDQEYEIGMRVLGVPLLDRAGQLKATLTITTHASRLSVDEIRMRYLPPLYEAQALLRPVLD, from the coding sequence ATGAACACGCCTGCCATCCACCCACGCGATCTGATCGCCGGCTTGCAGAAAGGCCTGGCCCTGATGCAATTGTTCAGCGCCGAGCAACCACGCCTGAGCGTGCCGCAGGCGGCCAGGTTGTCTGGGCTTACGCCAAGTGCCGCGCGGCGTTTTTTGCTGACCTTGGTGCACGAGGGCTTTGCCGAAACCGACAGCCGCGAGTACTGGCTGACGCCCAAGGCTTTACGTATCGGCCAGGCGTATGTGGACTCGGCGCAACTGCCGCGCATGCTGCGGCCGATTGTCGAGCAGGTGGCACGCCAGACCCAGGAGCATGTGTCGGTGGGTACCCGTGATGGTGATGAGATCATTCACCTGGTGCGCAGCCGCTATAGCCATGTGGCTTCGTTGTCGATCAGGCCCGGTTCGCGGGTGCCGATGTATTGCACGGCCGGCGGGCGGATCTGGCTGGCCTGGCTGGGTGAGGGGGCGCGGGATGAGTACTTTGCACGCAACCCGTTGCGGGCGTTGACGCCTTATACGCAGACAGACCGCGTGCAGCTGGAGGCGGAGTTGCTGCGGGTGAAGGGGCAGGGCTTCTGCATCGTTGACCAGGAGTATGAAATCGGTATGCGGGTACTGGGTGTGCCGTTGCTGGACCGTGCCGGGCAGCTGAAAGCGACGCTGACCATCACGACCCACGCTTCGCGATTGAGTGTTGATGAAATCCGCATGCGATATTTGCCGCCACTGTATGAGGCACAGGCGCTGTTGCGGCCGGTGCTGGACTGA